The DNA segment CATCTCCCTAGTATACGACATCGGGACTGGTGTCGTTGACCGACTTCGTGATAGTCGTGCCTGCCAGCAAGCTGTAGAGCGCGCAGCTGAATCGACAGCCGCCGAAGTTGACGGCATCACCAAAGCAGATCTGCTTGATATATTCGGGGCTGAACTTGACGGGGACGCGCTTGCAACCATCGACGTTTCAGCCACTCGTTCGGATCTCACACACGCTCTAGAGGTACGAGCCAACACTCCCAGAGACATCTCTTATGAGGCTGTTCTCGATTCGTTCCTCCAAGCCGTCGAGTCGAACTTGATTGAAACCGGTCAGCCCGACGTCGTCTCACGTATCCTCTATGAGTACACGATGGAGACGAACGCGTTGACAGAAACGATCGCAACCGAAATACAACACCATCACGAACGCTACCACCACGATCTTGAGGCGCTTAGTCGGTGGAGTGACCGACTGGCCCCCGACCCGTCGAGCTACCGACTTCCCGGGACTGACACACGGGTTGATCTCCCAGGGACCGATGCTATCAACTCCGCTGTTGAATCTGGGGCGAACATCTTAGTCACGGGACCAGCGGGTGTCGGGAAATCTGGCGTATTGGCCGAACGCTATCATGAAAAGACAGCGGAGAATCCAGTCTACTTTCTCGACGCCCGGGAGTTTGGTCAATTCGACTCGATTACCGCTGTAGAGCGCGAGTTGGGCATACAAACCAGTCTCCGTGAAGTATTCGGTGAACTCGCCACCCAGTACGACCGGTGTACGCTCCTAGTTGATCAGCTCGACAATGTTCGACCTGAGCCAGTTGCGACCGTCTTCCGAAATCTTTTGCTGGACCTAGCCGAGGTTGACGGACTCACAGTCATTTGTGCCTGCCGACGATGGGATCTCGAACAGCCAGCCTATGAACGCTTAGGAGAGGCGGACACGTTCCAGACAGTGACACTAGAGCATCTCGCCGAATCACGAGTCCAGTCCCTCCTTACGGACATCGGTATTGATAGCGCTGAACAGACAAAGGAAGTCGTAGAATTATGTCAGAGCTTACTGAATCTCTCGCTCCTGGCGGACGTACACGCCTCAGAGGATGATTTCGATACGAATGTGCTTTCCTCGCAGGTAGCACTCTGGGACGCTTATCGCGCCTCACTTGACCGGGAAGGAAGTCGAACTAGTGGAGCTGTCCCCCAGAGCTGGGGGGAAAGTCCTGTCGAACGCGCGGTCGTCCACGCCAGATCGTCGCTACGGGACGGCACAACTACCTTCACGGTAGACGACCGGAACCTAGGCGACCAGCGCCTAGTCAGCCGTGGAGCAATTAGCGAAGACTGGAAGCGACGCTATCAGTTCCGACATGACCAACTCCAGTCGTACTTCTACGCGTGGGACGCCAACGAACGCGGCTGGAGCGTCGAGCAAATCCTCGCGGACGGCGTTGACGAACGCATCGCTGCCGATGTCTTCGACTGGTTGTTACAGTTCTATAGCGAAGACCCAGCTCGGTGTACATCGTTCGTCCGTGATGGTCTCGGATCGGACTCGCCGCTCGGATTCTACGCTCGCTACGTCCTTGCTGCATCAGCCCGCGATCTCGGCCCGAACCGCTTGCCCAAAGAAACAGTCGCAGCCATTGTCGATACTCTCCAAACAGATGAGGCACTCGCCCGTGAATTCTACCGTGAACTTGCCTCACCGGACTGGGCGCGCTACCTTGTCGACGAGCGTCGACTGGTTGACTCCGGACAGTTTGCCGCCAACTATATCACAGGGCTTGCTGACGAACATCCTGACCTCTTCATTGAAGCACTCGCTGTTGACAAATCACCATCTCAAAGCCACCTTAGAACGTACCTTTCAGTTATCGAAACGCTAGACGAGCAACACCTCGTGGCGTTCACGAACTACTTCGTTGAACAACTCCCGTCCATAGAACCCGACACGGTTCAGCGGTTAGAACGGGACCTACGCAGTTTGGTCGAAGAGCTGCTGACGGTCGATCGTGCCGATGCTGCGCAAGAATTGATGGCGATCTTGACTGAACCGACCGGGCGGGAAGCAGAAGAGCGGGAGCTCGCAGGCCACACTACTGTCGACGTGACTATCGGGAGCCGGGTGAGGCCACAGGCACTGCAGTCACTATTCGACGAGCTAGGTGAGGCACTGATCGAAACCTGCGGCGCATCTCTCGTGTCCATCTTGAATAACCACTTACAGAGGTGCTTGGACCACTTGGCGACGGACTACGCTGGCGATATAGCTCCTGAGCGAGCATTACGCAGACAGCCATCGCTGGTGTCGACGAATCCGACTCGTATTGAGGTCGTCCTACTTGGAGCACTAGAGTCATCGCTTGAACACCTCCTTACGACCGATCCAACCGCCGCGCGCGAATACCTTCGGGAGTACCGATCGAAGGGCGGTGTGTTCAGGCGAACCGCACTGGCCGTACTCGCGTCCGCCCCTTACAAGGCCAAAGACCAAGTCCGAGAAGTCTTGACAGAACCATCGAACCTCGATGATGATGTCATTGCGACCGAGTTCATCACACTCCTCGGCGAAGGGTTCGCCGTATTGTCTGCTGACGAACAGGCGACTCTATTGGACCGAATCTTGGCCGGACCCAACGAGGACGCGATTCGAGAGATAGTTAGTGAGCATTCCGATATCGAATCCGATGATGAACTGGACCGTGTGGTCCACGTCCGCGCTGAGCGCTGGCAGCTCCGCCGACTCTACCAAGTCCGTGACGAGATCGCAGACCCCTATCGATCCAAGGTCAAACAACTAATCGAGCGCCACGGCGACATCGAGTATAGTCCGGGATCGGGCTATCATGTACCGATGTCGATTGGAGACGAACAAGACGAAACGACACTGGACGTTGCCGGCCTCGACGCCCAGGCGTTTGTCACAGCATGTATCGAACACGCCAGACAGTACCAGCCCGAAACCGAACAAGATACCTTCACGACCGGGCCGCGGAATCGACTCGAAGAGGCGCTTTACGACCGCATTCGTGACACACCAGATACGCACCTTGCTTTCTTCCCACAACTGGTCGAAACGGGAGATGAGGTGTTCGTCGAGAGGGCCGTCGCAGCACTCCGGTCACTTATTACGAACGTGGACTACGAGGACACGACGATCAATGACTGGCAACCGGTGGTTGAAGGACTGGTCGCGTTTTGCGCCTCCGATTCGCTCGACACAGCCTGGCCGCGAGACTGTCGACAAAGTGTGGCAGAACTCCTCCACACAATCATCGGTCACGAACGCAGCACACTCCCCGTTGTTGAGCATCAAACCGACTTGGCAACCGTGCTTGCAGCGCTCCTTGACGACCCAGACCCCGACGGGCCAACCGACACTTGGAACAACCCCATCGGAAACGAACGCACTGTGTACGTTACCGGGGTTCGCTCAACGGGTGTCGTCGCTACCTCGCACTTCCTTCGCGTACTCGACAAAGAGCCAGATAGCCAGGATCATCAAGCCCTGTGGGACCGACTCGCGGAACTCCGATCGGATCCCGCGCGTCCGGTTCGTTTTGCCTTCGGAAAACGACTCACAGGCCTGTACGCTCTGGACGAGTCGTTCGTTACGTCTCACCTCGATACGCTACTCCCAGAAGGCGAGGATCGGGAGGCACTCTCACGGTTCACGGCGGTCTGGGAAGGGTATCTCGCAACCCAGCGACTCCATCCCGACCTGTTCGCAGCTTTTCGACCGAAGTATAACCACGCCATCGACATCCACAAACGGTCCGTTGAGGACGAAATCGAGGGTCAAGAAACCAGTGATGATGGAGAATCTGACGCTGAATCAGAGTCGCCCTTAAATGACCTCTACGGCGATTTGGGACCGAGGCCGACTCAAGCAACCTACGATGCACGTGCCTTCGAACCACTTTGTGCGCATCTCGCATGCGCATACGCTGGTTCCAGCCTTGACTTAACTGACGGTCTCATCCAAGCTGTTTTGACCATCGATCCCTCTGACCTATCGGCAGAGGATCCACCCTCCGCAGATCGTGTGTTCGCTAATACGTTCTCCGATCTTCTAGCGAACGCCGGAACCCCTGAATCTGAAAAACAGTACTGGGAGCAGACAACGGCGTTCTGGACCGATCGCTTGGAAGAGACGAACAACACTGTCCCGACCGCTCTTGGCCAGTATGCGGATGTCTTGACGAACGCACCACCAACTGCGTCGCTTGACGACGTAGTCGAACTACTCGTTAATACCGCACCAACAATGACAGATTCACTCCGTTTCCGGCGTGTTTTAGAATTCTTAGCTACTGAAGTCGAAGATGGAGGCGAAACGGCAGCCTGTGATGCGATGACTGTCTTAGACGCACTAGTTGATCACGCCGAACAGTCCTACCGTTTCACCGCCCCTGACAAGCGCTGGACCGTCGTCACTGAAGCAGCAGCAGCCGGTGATGAACGAGCGCTCCGAAATGCAGAACAGTTCTTCCAGCAAGGAGAATCAGAGTATGAGCGAGTCATCGAACGCCACAAGACCGACTCTGGGTCTGTCTAGCTGGGCCCGAAATCGCTACGTCCCCCAGTTACAAATTCCCTTCCTCACCAGACCGTTTCACACTCGTGAGAGTGACGCGTTCTACCGATATACCGCTCACCCATCGGAGCCACGACGAACCGGCCCAAGTCGCGTGATCTTCCCGTCCTCAACAAGCCGTTCAAGTCCGTCTCGCCTCGGGAATCCGAAGGTCCCCGTTTCGACAGTTCGCCCAGGGGCAACGCAGCGAAAGTACTTCCCGTACGGGTCTTCCGCAAGAATCCGGCGTTGACACCCAGCCAAGTCGAACATACCAAGATCATACGCGCCGTCTCGCTGAGAAATATATGCCGCACCGCTCCGATACCCGAGGTGATCCCGGGCTACGAACTCCCCCATTGACTCCACCGGGAACGCGTAATTCTTGAACGTTAATGGGTCACCCACTGCCAACGTGTCATTCAACGGATCGTACTCACCGAACCGGAACGGGCGCTCTAATTCCGGAAAGAGTGCCTCTCGGGCATCGCGCATCTGATCTCGGTGGTCGGTATGGAACACCCAGTGAATCACGAATCCCAGACGCAACGCCTCCCGCGTTTTCTCGCGGTACGGTTGATCAGAGCCAGCAACGAATTCGATCCACCAATTCAACCTGTCGCCAAGCACAAAACAATCCGGGACGCGATCAGCAACCGTTCTTTCGAACCGATACTCCCCTGGAAACCACGGCTCCCGTTCAGCCTTCCGTCGACGATCCAACTCTACTTTCGGCCACAAATGCTTCTCCGATTCCTTCCCCGCCGTTCGAAACCGATCGACATCACCCCAAATCTCGAATGAAGTCATGCCTCACTCACCTGCTGACCCTGATACTGTCATCTCTTGTGGGCCGACTCAGCAATGCGGCCGTTCGATCCGTACCCAGCGGCACTGTATCGTTGACCCGCACCCCAGCAACCCGATCACGAGCCGCCGCTTGCGACCGGCCACGCAGTATATTCACGTCCGGCCTATACACCGCGACTACCGGTGCTACATGAATCATAGCCTCGCTGTCACCCGACTCATGCCCAGCGGCCGCACTCTCTGCCGACGAACAGCATCGCCACCCCGAACCCCATCCGACTCCACCATATCACCGTCATCACCTGTGCCATCAGCATCACCTGCACCGGGCTGGCTCTGTGCTGACTGCGGCGACGAAATTGGGTGGACCTCATCCAAATCCTCACCCGCTTCCAGATCTTCATCGTTACCATTACCGTCAGCTTCGTCCGACCTCGTCATGCGAACTCACCTTCCCACACATCGCAAGGCATCGGCTGGTCATCATCGCAAGCAGCCGTCCACGCCTGTAACACACGAACGAACACCCCACGAATAGCACACGGTTGTGATGCTAACAGTACTGGCCACGATGATTCGGTTGCCTGCTCACTGTGCGTGCCGATGCGGCCATCCATCACGAGTTCCCGCACGCCGGCCGTGAAGTACTCTGTCGACTCGTACCGACACTCAGTGCATTTCACGTGCTCTATCTGGAAGGCTGGCTGATCGATCGACCGGAAAGCGGACGCAACGAAAGAAGCGCCTTCCCGCAGGTTTTCACCGCAGCCTTCACATATCACGGCTCCTTCTCCGATCACAACATATTGCATTTGTAATACATTTCAATTAATCGATTGTCGATGGGTTTCTGCGTCGTTTGTATTGAGTTGGTTATGGACTCTTTCACAACCCTGTGGATCACCCGATCCGGGTGCTCCAACCACTCGGGCGCATTCTGTGACCGCTGTACCCTATAGGACCGGGGTTCCACACCACATGGATACTATTTGTAGTCACTTATAGGTTACTGCATATAGTAACCATTACTGTATACAGTATTAACATAACCATGCACAGTAACAGCTAATATATGATGACAAAGCTAATCGGCAGGTATGGGTGATGACCAGTATCGTGGTCTCCTCACCGAACGTGAGCGAGAAATACTCAAAGGGGACGCCGATGTCTCCGATAACTACCGTTATAGAGTCGTTAGTCGAGTCCGTACGAAGATTGAAAATGTAGATGAAGATATTTCGATTTTGGCTGAAAACCAGGAAGATCTTCTTGAGGAGTTGCGCGAAGCAGTCTGTGAAAATACAAATTGATGCCGTTCTACTTCATTCTGGCACCTAATTACTACCACCAGGATACCGTGGTTCTCAAGTTATTTCATACAGCTCTGTAAGGTTCCGAGCGAAATTGTATCCATGGCCAGACTACTAACAAGACCAGTTATATGGTTTGTCTACAGGGCCTTCATCATCCTGTACATTTCGCGCCCTCCGTCTGTTTGCCACTCATACTCGATGTCGTACTCGATAGACGTCCAAAAGTTCACAGCGGGGGAGTCACAAGCGACATCAGCGCTGACTCTTTCTTGCCCGTGATACGTGGCGAACTCTTCTGCATTTTCACACAGCCTGGCCGCAATCCCCTCCTCACGACGGTCTGGTGAAACAGCAACCAGACGAATCTGGGCTTCATCATCATCCAGCACGCGAGATTCACACCAAACCATCAACGCGCCGACCAACGATTCATTGTCTTCAACATAGAATAACCGACGGTCGTCTCGGCTGAATGCCCTCGAAAGTGTCGTCCGGTACGTGAACCGGTGTAGCTCCTGTTTTATAACCTTTGAATTGAAAAACTCGTTGATGCGCGTGACATCTTCCTCTTCAGTTGCATGCTTGATCGTTATTGGTTCAGATGTTGGCTTCTTCATGCCTCACCGCCTCCATGCATACTTTTGCGCGGTCGAATCTTTACCATCTGTACTGTCTCCTCCTCATCGTCGACATACACCGCCTCGCCGGTGTTGTTGATGTTCCGAACGTAGGTTTTCAGACTACCGCTCATGTAATCCTGGCTGAGTTTATTCAGTGACTTGATATCCTCCTGTGTTGTAATTTTGTGACAAA comes from the Halovivax cerinus genome and includes:
- a CDS encoding GNAT family N-acetyltransferase, coding for MKKPTSEPITIKHATEEEDVTRINEFFNSKVIKQELHRFTYRTTLSRAFSRDDRRLFYVEDNESLVGALMVWCESRVLDDDEAQIRLVAVSPDRREEGIAARLCENAEEFATYHGQERVSADVACDSPAVNFWTSIEYDIEYEWQTDGGREMYRMMKAL
- a CDS encoding ATP-binding protein, which codes for MVPDQILISLVYDIGTGVVDRLRDSRACQQAVERAAESTAAEVDGITKADLLDIFGAELDGDALATIDVSATRSDLTHALEVRANTPRDISYEAVLDSFLQAVESNLIETGQPDVVSRILYEYTMETNALTETIATEIQHHHERYHHDLEALSRWSDRLAPDPSSYRLPGTDTRVDLPGTDAINSAVESGANILVTGPAGVGKSGVLAERYHEKTAENPVYFLDAREFGQFDSITAVERELGIQTSLREVFGELATQYDRCTLLVDQLDNVRPEPVATVFRNLLLDLAEVDGLTVICACRRWDLEQPAYERLGEADTFQTVTLEHLAESRVQSLLTDIGIDSAEQTKEVVELCQSLLNLSLLADVHASEDDFDTNVLSSQVALWDAYRASLDREGSRTSGAVPQSWGESPVERAVVHARSSLRDGTTTFTVDDRNLGDQRLVSRGAISEDWKRRYQFRHDQLQSYFYAWDANERGWSVEQILADGVDERIAADVFDWLLQFYSEDPARCTSFVRDGLGSDSPLGFYARYVLAASARDLGPNRLPKETVAAIVDTLQTDEALAREFYRELASPDWARYLVDERRLVDSGQFAANYITGLADEHPDLFIEALAVDKSPSQSHLRTYLSVIETLDEQHLVAFTNYFVEQLPSIEPDTVQRLERDLRSLVEELLTVDRADAAQELMAILTEPTGREAEERELAGHTTVDVTIGSRVRPQALQSLFDELGEALIETCGASLVSILNNHLQRCLDHLATDYAGDIAPERALRRQPSLVSTNPTRIEVVLLGALESSLEHLLTTDPTAAREYLREYRSKGGVFRRTALAVLASAPYKAKDQVREVLTEPSNLDDDVIATEFITLLGEGFAVLSADEQATLLDRILAGPNEDAIREIVSEHSDIESDDELDRVVHVRAERWQLRRLYQVRDEIADPYRSKVKQLIERHGDIEYSPGSGYHVPMSIGDEQDETTLDVAGLDAQAFVTACIEHARQYQPETEQDTFTTGPRNRLEEALYDRIRDTPDTHLAFFPQLVETGDEVFVERAVAALRSLITNVDYEDTTINDWQPVVEGLVAFCASDSLDTAWPRDCRQSVAELLHTIIGHERSTLPVVEHQTDLATVLAALLDDPDPDGPTDTWNNPIGNERTVYVTGVRSTGVVATSHFLRVLDKEPDSQDHQALWDRLAELRSDPARPVRFAFGKRLTGLYALDESFVTSHLDTLLPEGEDREALSRFTAVWEGYLATQRLHPDLFAAFRPKYNHAIDIHKRSVEDEIEGQETSDDGESDAESESPLNDLYGDLGPRPTQATYDARAFEPLCAHLACAYAGSSLDLTDGLIQAVLTIDPSDLSAEDPPSADRVFANTFSDLLANAGTPESEKQYWEQTTAFWTDRLEETNNTVPTALGQYADVLTNAPPTASLDDVVELLVNTAPTMTDSLRFRRVLEFLATEVEDGGETAACDAMTVLDALVDHAEQSYRFTAPDKRWTVVTEAAAAGDERALRNAEQFFQQGESEYERVIERHKTDSGSV